One stretch of Amycolatopsis sp. NBC_00345 DNA includes these proteins:
- a CDS encoding GatB/YqeY domain-containing protein: protein MRTNLRRALTTAMKNRDRAAITALRSALAAIDNAESVPAEHLPSSAASNEHVAGAAVGLGAAEVERRHLTEADVRSIVEKEAVDRVSAADEYERLGRADLAANLRAEAEVLDRQLHPES from the coding sequence ATGCGCACCAATCTGCGGCGTGCGCTCACGACAGCTATGAAGAACCGTGACCGCGCCGCCATCACCGCACTCCGTTCGGCTCTGGCTGCCATCGACAACGCCGAGTCGGTCCCCGCTGAGCACCTGCCGTCGAGCGCGGCCTCGAACGAACACGTCGCGGGCGCGGCGGTCGGCCTGGGCGCGGCGGAAGTGGAACGTCGTCACCTGACCGAAGCCGATGTCCGTTCGATCGTGGAAAAAGAGGCCGTCGACCGGGTTTCCGCCGCCGACGAGTACGAGCGGCTGGGCCGCGCCGACCTGGCCGCGAACCTCCGGGCCGAGGCCGAGGTGCTCGACCGGCAGCTGCACCCGGAATCCTGA
- a CDS encoding alpha/beta fold hydrolase, with protein sequence MNFDLQRVPVAENVSLNVAVAGSGTPVVLLHGFPQTHLMWRHVAADLAADHTVLCPDLRGYGDSDKPADTDGQAYSKRTMASDVVALARAFGHERFALAGHDRGALVAIRAGLDHPEAVSHLAILDVLPTLDMWNVLHGTSAAVAFHLYLMAQPPGLPEQLIGAAPDAFFGYFLDLWANDPAAIPADVRAAYLEASRNAVPSIVADYRASATIDVEHDTADREAGNHLRMPVTVLQQDWGAALGYDATALWRPWAPDLAHRTVTCGHFMAEEAPAEVVKALRELLDR encoded by the coding sequence ATGAACTTCGACCTCCAACGGGTGCCCGTCGCCGAAAACGTGTCACTGAACGTCGCCGTCGCGGGCAGCGGAACTCCCGTCGTGCTGCTGCACGGTTTCCCGCAGACGCACCTGATGTGGCGGCACGTCGCGGCCGACCTCGCCGCCGACCACACCGTCCTGTGCCCCGACCTCCGCGGCTACGGCGACAGCGACAAGCCCGCCGACACCGACGGGCAGGCCTACTCCAAGCGCACCATGGCATCCGACGTCGTCGCCCTCGCCCGCGCCTTCGGGCATGAGCGCTTCGCGCTGGCCGGGCACGACCGCGGCGCGCTCGTCGCGATCCGCGCCGGCCTCGACCACCCCGAAGCGGTCAGCCACCTCGCCATCCTCGACGTGCTGCCGACGCTGGACATGTGGAACGTCCTGCACGGCACGAGCGCCGCCGTCGCGTTCCACCTCTACCTGATGGCGCAGCCGCCGGGCCTGCCCGAGCAGCTGATCGGCGCCGCGCCCGACGCGTTCTTCGGCTACTTCCTCGACCTCTGGGCCAACGACCCGGCGGCGATCCCGGCGGACGTCCGCGCCGCGTACCTCGAAGCCTCACGGAACGCCGTCCCCTCGATCGTCGCGGACTACCGGGCGTCGGCGACCATCGACGTCGAGCACGACACCGCCGACCGCGAAGCGGGCAACCACCTGCGCATGCCCGTCACGGTGCTGCAGCAGGACTGGGGCGCGGCCCTCGGCTACGACGCCACCGCGCTGTGGCGGCCCTGGGCGCCCGACCTCGCCCACCGGACGGTGACCTGCGGGCATTTCATGGCCGAGGAGGCGCCGGCCGAAGTGGTCAAGGCGCTGCGGGAACTGCTGGACCGGTGA
- a CDS encoding TetR family transcriptional regulator produces MADPPLTSRGIATRQRIVDVATQEFAEHGLAGARVERIVAAARTNKAQLYGYFGSKEALFDAIFHSSLERIMNVVPIDAADLADWAVRLYDEYLRRPDLIRLATWVRLERRPSGHLVENADRVEEAKLRAITDAQAAGTVRAGDPFDLMAMVIAMSMAWSPVSNVYAATDQEPPERHESRRALLRECVQRVVAPG; encoded by the coding sequence ATGGCCGACCCGCCCTTGACCTCGCGTGGCATCGCGACCCGGCAGCGCATCGTGGACGTGGCGACGCAGGAGTTCGCCGAGCACGGACTGGCCGGGGCGCGCGTCGAGCGGATCGTGGCTGCCGCCCGGACCAACAAGGCCCAGCTGTACGGCTACTTCGGCAGCAAGGAAGCGCTGTTCGACGCGATCTTCCACAGCTCGCTGGAACGGATCATGAACGTCGTCCCGATCGACGCCGCCGACCTCGCGGACTGGGCCGTCCGCCTGTACGACGAGTATCTCCGCCGTCCCGACCTGATCCGGCTGGCCACCTGGGTACGCCTGGAACGACGCCCCTCCGGGCACCTCGTCGAAAACGCCGACCGCGTCGAGGAGGCCAAACTGCGCGCCATCACCGACGCGCAGGCCGCGGGGACCGTCCGGGCCGGTGACCCGTTCGACCTGATGGCCATGGTGATCGCGATGTCCATGGCGTGGTCGCCGGTCAGCAACGTCTACGCCGCCACCGACCAGGAGCCGCCGGAGCGGCACGAGTCACGCCGGGCCCTGCTCCGCGAGTGCGTCCAACGGGTTGTCGCGCCGGGCTGA
- a CDS encoding PH domain-containing protein, with protein sequence MAYPDDLLSQHEEVVVHSHPHFKMLIFPFVAFVITVAAAVWLLMLAPDAPAPWNNVARIAIAVVGVVLVVWLFLAPVVRWRTTHFIVTTDRLIAREGVLKRTGIDIPMSRINSVQFEHGLLDRVFGCGTLIIESASHEPLRFDDIPRVERVHTVIYREVNDNPYDDYTGAPGPQQTEPLPPQPPQGRQPRGRRR encoded by the coding sequence GTGGCCTATCCGGACGATTTGCTCAGCCAGCACGAGGAAGTCGTGGTGCACAGCCACCCGCACTTCAAGATGCTGATCTTCCCGTTCGTGGCGTTCGTGATCACGGTCGCCGCGGCCGTGTGGCTCCTCATGCTGGCGCCGGACGCGCCGGCGCCGTGGAACAACGTGGCCAGGATCGCCATCGCGGTGGTCGGGGTGGTGCTGGTCGTGTGGCTGTTCCTGGCGCCGGTGGTGCGCTGGCGGACCACGCACTTCATCGTCACCACCGACCGGCTGATCGCGCGCGAGGGCGTGCTGAAGCGCACCGGCATCGACATCCCGATGTCGCGGATCAACAGCGTGCAGTTCGAGCACGGCCTGCTGGACCGGGTGTTCGGCTGCGGCACGCTGATCATCGAGTCGGCTTCGCACGAGCCGCTGCGCTTCGACGACATCCCGCGCGTCGAGCGCGTGCACACGGTGATCTACCGCGAAGTCAACGACAACCCGTACGACGACTACACCGGCGCGCCGGGCCCGCAGCAGACCGAGCCGCTGCCGCCGCAACCGCCGCAGGGGCGCCAGCCGCGCGGACGGAGGCGCTGA
- a CDS encoding hydroxymethylglutaryl-CoA lyase, with product MGALEVGLPERVPAAGLPSRVEIWEVGPRDGLQNEDTVVPVEVKLEFLDRLAGAGLTTLEATSFVHPKWVPQLADAEQLLAGLDRHEGVRYPVLVPNERGLNRALDAGVNHIAVFASATETFAKRNLNTTLDEQFAMFEPVVTRARAEGLEVRGYLSMCFGDPWEGVVPAAQVVRVGKWLLDTGCSQLSLGDTIGVATTGQVTNLIGSFVAAGVGTESLAVHFHDTYGQALANTEAALRSGVSTVDSSAGGLGGCPYAESATGNLATEDLVWLLEGLGIEHGVDLAKLVETSVWMAGRLGRPSPSRVVNALAG from the coding sequence GTGGGCGCGTTGGAGGTGGGCCTGCCGGAGCGGGTGCCGGCCGCCGGCCTGCCGTCACGCGTGGAGATCTGGGAGGTCGGCCCCCGCGACGGACTGCAGAACGAGGACACCGTCGTCCCGGTCGAGGTGAAGCTGGAGTTCCTGGACCGGCTGGCCGGCGCGGGCCTGACCACGCTGGAGGCGACCAGCTTCGTGCACCCGAAGTGGGTGCCGCAGCTCGCGGACGCGGAGCAGCTTCTCGCGGGCCTGGACCGGCACGAGGGCGTCCGGTATCCCGTGCTGGTGCCGAACGAACGGGGCCTGAATCGCGCGCTGGACGCGGGCGTCAACCACATCGCCGTGTTCGCCAGCGCCACCGAGACCTTCGCCAAGCGGAATCTGAACACGACGCTGGACGAGCAGTTCGCCATGTTCGAGCCGGTCGTGACCCGGGCCCGCGCCGAAGGCCTGGAGGTGCGCGGCTACCTGTCGATGTGCTTCGGCGACCCGTGGGAGGGCGTGGTGCCCGCGGCGCAGGTCGTCCGCGTGGGCAAGTGGCTGCTGGACACCGGCTGCTCGCAGCTTTCGCTGGGCGACACCATCGGCGTCGCGACGACGGGCCAGGTCACGAACCTGATCGGCTCGTTTGTCGCGGCGGGCGTCGGGACGGAGTCGCTGGCTGTGCACTTCCACGACACGTACGGCCAGGCGCTGGCGAACACCGAGGCCGCTCTGCGCTCTGGTGTGTCCACTGTGGACTCTTCGGCGGGCGGCCTCGGCGGCTGCCCCTACGCGGAGTCCGCCACGGGCAACCTCGCGACCGAGGACCTGGTCTGGCTGCTGGAGGGGCTGGGCATCGAGCACGGCGTCGACTTGGCCAAGCTGGTGGAGACGAGCGTCTGGATGGCGGGCCGGCTGGGGCGGCCCTCGCCGTCCCGTGTGGTGAACGCCTTGGCGGGGTAG
- a CDS encoding BTAD domain-containing putative transcriptional regulator encodes MDVSFGVLGPLVAGNGRGPLALPGPRHRAVLARLLVAHGRVVPVDALVDALWPEPRPGAVGALQTFVAALRRVLEPDRAPRTPARLLVTEAPGYALRLPSDAVDAWRFEAAVRSGEGIEEALRWWRGPAYAEFADEPWARPEAARLEELRLVAVERRAAGWLAEGRAAEAAPDLESHVDAHPWREEAWRLLALALYRTGRQGDALGALRRARAALASDLGVDPGPELRALEKDILDQAPHLTLVSVYDGSNRHEHSRVLVGRAEELARLTEAAAAVEARGRLGLVLVSGDAGAGKTALAEAFTDDLAARGWTTAWGTSPDRSGVPAAWPWTRILASLGGSVPEPEPAGDPAVARFHWHRAVARRLADGPGRRLLVLDDLHWAGEETLALLAAVVTESVARPVLVVATYRTTDVSPELTELLGRVARAEPVRVYLGGLAVEAVAQLVGPDAAEVVHRRTGGNPFFVRELGRVLDAEGGLPEGVRDVVRYRVARLPEDVRTVLRRAAVIGTDVDLDLLGDDDRTLDAVETATERGFLAERGPRAFRFAHALVRDAVYEDLSRSRRARLHADVAEAVERLRPDDVEALAHHFLLAGSRRGVPYARAAAERAERRFAPHEAARLWRAALDLDGDDIGLHMGLARSLAFAGALGEARRHRAEALTLAGDDRELTVRVLTAFDVPGIWTENDDPELARRVADAVERVLPGTDRPTRCRLLATLALELRNTGGGRARAAAREAEALARELADPALLAFALNARWMQAFDRAGLAPERAGLGAELVELAARHGLVTFEVLGHLILVQAQSALADFTAADTHAAAADRLGEAYDIPLVGVFTQWYRALRTAVTGPSAEAEAAYRSAAARLSGTGMSGVDNGILPLALLCLRRLHGEESEVDDDFGGYAPWCRPSGEIPDSPRDLLFEARTCLHAVAAIAAGDRAVMKRLYDALLPAARELAGAGSGLVTLGPVAGYLAALAETLGRDAAVHRREAAEVEARARS; translated from the coding sequence ATGGACGTGTCGTTCGGGGTGCTCGGCCCGCTGGTGGCCGGGAACGGGCGGGGCCCGCTGGCGCTGCCCGGGCCCCGGCACCGCGCGGTCCTGGCCCGGCTGCTGGTCGCGCACGGCCGTGTCGTCCCGGTGGACGCGCTGGTCGACGCGTTGTGGCCGGAGCCGCGGCCCGGCGCGGTGGGCGCGCTCCAGACGTTCGTCGCCGCGTTGCGCCGGGTACTGGAGCCGGATCGCGCGCCGCGCACGCCCGCGCGCCTGCTCGTGACGGAGGCCCCCGGGTACGCGCTGCGCCTGCCCTCGGACGCCGTCGACGCCTGGCGGTTCGAGGCCGCCGTCCGGTCCGGCGAGGGCATCGAGGAGGCCCTGCGCTGGTGGCGAGGCCCGGCGTACGCGGAGTTCGCCGACGAGCCGTGGGCCCGTCCCGAGGCCGCGCGGCTGGAGGAGCTGCGCCTCGTGGCCGTGGAACGGCGCGCGGCGGGCTGGCTCGCCGAAGGCCGTGCCGCCGAGGCCGCCCCGGATCTGGAGTCCCATGTGGACGCTCACCCGTGGCGCGAGGAGGCCTGGCGGCTGCTCGCGCTGGCCCTCTACCGCACCGGCCGTCAGGGCGACGCCCTCGGCGCGCTGCGGCGGGCGCGGGCGGCGCTGGCTTCGGACCTGGGCGTGGACCCGGGGCCGGAGCTGCGGGCGCTGGAGAAGGACATCCTGGACCAGGCCCCGCATCTCACCCTCGTGAGTGTTTATGACGGTTCTAACCGTCATGAACACTCACGAGTCCTGGTCGGCCGCGCGGAGGAGCTGGCCCGCCTCACGGAGGCCGCCGCAGCCGTCGAGGCACGGGGGCGGCTCGGGCTGGTCCTGGTCTCCGGCGACGCGGGGGCCGGCAAGACCGCGCTGGCCGAGGCGTTCACCGACGACCTCGCCGCGCGCGGCTGGACCACGGCCTGGGGCACCAGCCCGGACCGTTCGGGGGTGCCCGCCGCCTGGCCGTGGACGCGGATTTTGGCTTCACTCGGCGGATCCGTGCCCGAGCCGGAGCCCGCGGGCGATCCGGCGGTCGCGCGGTTCCACTGGCACCGCGCCGTCGCCCGGCGGCTCGCGGACGGGCCGGGGCGGCGGCTGCTCGTCCTCGACGACCTGCACTGGGCGGGGGAGGAGACGCTCGCCCTGCTCGCCGCAGTGGTTACTGAATCGGTCGCGCGGCCGGTGCTCGTGGTCGCGACCTACCGGACCACGGACGTCTCCCCGGAGCTGACGGAACTGCTCGGCCGGGTCGCGCGCGCCGAGCCTGTCCGCGTGTACCTCGGCGGGCTGGCCGTCGAGGCGGTGGCGCAGCTGGTCGGCCCGGACGCCGCCGAGGTGGTTCACCGGCGGACCGGCGGGAACCCGTTTTTCGTCCGTGAGCTGGGCCGGGTCCTCGACGCCGAGGGCGGCCTGCCCGAGGGCGTGCGCGACGTCGTGCGCTACCGCGTCGCGCGGCTGCCCGAAGACGTCCGGACGGTCCTGCGCCGCGCCGCCGTGATCGGCACCGACGTGGACCTCGACCTGCTCGGCGACGACGACCGCACGCTCGACGCCGTGGAAACCGCCACAGAGCGCGGATTCCTGGCCGAACGCGGGCCACGCGCGTTCCGGTTCGCGCACGCGCTGGTCCGCGACGCCGTCTACGAAGATCTCTCCCGGTCCCGTCGCGCGCGCCTGCACGCCGACGTCGCGGAGGCCGTCGAGCGGCTGCGGCCGGACGACGTCGAAGCGCTGGCCCACCACTTCCTTCTGGCCGGTTCGCGTCGTGGCGTTCCCTACGCGCGCGCCGCCGCCGAGCGGGCCGAGCGCCGTTTCGCGCCGCACGAGGCCGCGCGCCTGTGGCGGGCCGCGCTCGACCTCGACGGTGACGACATCGGGCTCCACATGGGACTCGCCCGGTCGCTCGCCTTCGCCGGCGCCCTCGGCGAGGCCCGCCGCCACCGCGCCGAAGCACTGACGCTGGCGGGCGACGACCGCGAGCTGACCGTCCGGGTGCTCACGGCGTTCGACGTCCCCGGTATCTGGACCGAGAACGACGACCCGGAGCTGGCCCGCCGGGTCGCGGACGCCGTCGAGCGGGTCCTGCCGGGCACGGACCGGCCGACGCGGTGCCGCCTGCTGGCCACCCTCGCGCTGGAACTGCGCAACACCGGCGGCGGCCGCGCTCGTGCCGCCGCCCGCGAAGCCGAGGCGCTCGCGCGTGAACTGGCTGATCCGGCGCTGCTGGCGTTCGCCCTCAACGCACGGTGGATGCAGGCGTTCGACCGGGCCGGGCTGGCCCCGGAGCGGGCCGGACTCGGCGCCGAGCTGGTGGAGCTGGCCGCGCGGCACGGGCTGGTCACGTTCGAGGTGCTGGGGCACCTGATCCTGGTGCAGGCCCAGTCAGCCCTCGCCGATTTCACCGCCGCCGACACCCACGCCGCCGCGGCCGACCGGCTCGGCGAGGCTTACGACATTCCGCTCGTCGGCGTGTTCACGCAGTGGTACCGCGCATTGCGCACGGCGGTCACGGGCCCGTCCGCCGAAGCCGAAGCCGCGTACCGCTCCGCCGCGGCGCGCCTTTCCGGCACCGGAATGTCCGGTGTGGACAACGGAATCCTCCCGCTGGCCCTGCTCTGCCTCCGCCGTCTCCATGGTGAAGAGTCCGAAGTGGACGATGACTTCGGTGGCTATGCCCCGTGGTGCCGCCCGTCCGGCGAGATCCCGGACTCACCCCGTGACCTGCTCTTCGAGGCCCGCACCTGCTTGCACGCCGTCGCCGCCATCGCGGCGGGGGACCGGGCCGTCATGAAGCGGCTCTACGACGCCCTGTTGCCCGCGGCCCGCGAACTCGCGGGCGCGGGCAGCGGCCTGGTCACCCTCGGCCCGGTCGCCGGTTACCTGGCCGCGCTGGCCGAAACCCTCGGCCGGGACGCCGCCGTCCACCGTCGCGAGGCTGCGGAGGTCGAGGCCCGCGCCCGGTCGTGA
- a CDS encoding NAD(P)-dependent alcohol dehydrogenase: MRTTVGWQAGAGDVLRRVPLQRRELRADDIAVRVDYCGVCHTDLHALHGRTDRPLVPGHEFTGVVTEAGPGVTRFAEGDAVAVGNIVDSCGVCRMCLLGQENFCYEFPTLTYDGTDRHDGSTTLGGYSREYVVREGFAYPLPAGLDPAGAAPLLCAGVSVWEPLRALGVGPGTRVAVAGLGGLGHLAVKFAVALGAETTVISRTQDKAEDARRLGAHKLLVSTDEAQLTAARDRFDVLIDTIAVEHDLGPYLLLVAMDGTLSQVGYLGPVTVETMSLLAGRKKLSSAGSGGRPGTAAMLEFCAEHGITADIELVPSAKVNEALERLARNDVRYRFVLDLSDLAEAASR; encoded by the coding sequence ATGAGGACAACCGTGGGCTGGCAGGCCGGCGCCGGGGACGTGCTGCGGCGAGTGCCGCTCCAGCGCCGGGAGCTGCGGGCGGACGACATCGCCGTGCGCGTGGACTACTGCGGGGTCTGCCACACCGACCTCCACGCGCTGCACGGCCGCACCGACCGGCCGCTGGTGCCCGGCCACGAGTTCACCGGCGTGGTGACCGAGGCGGGACCCGGCGTCACGCGATTCGCCGAGGGTGACGCCGTGGCCGTCGGCAACATCGTGGACTCGTGCGGGGTGTGCCGGATGTGCTTGCTGGGTCAGGAGAACTTCTGTTACGAGTTCCCGACCCTGACCTACGACGGCACCGACCGGCATGACGGGTCCACCACTCTGGGCGGCTACTCCCGCGAGTACGTCGTCCGCGAGGGGTTCGCCTACCCGCTGCCCGCTGGGCTCGATCCCGCGGGCGCGGCTCCGTTGCTGTGCGCGGGAGTCAGTGTCTGGGAACCGTTGCGGGCGCTGGGCGTCGGCCCCGGCACCCGGGTCGCGGTGGCCGGGCTCGGCGGGCTCGGGCACCTCGCGGTCAAGTTCGCCGTCGCGCTCGGGGCCGAGACCACGGTGATCAGCCGGACGCAGGACAAGGCCGAAGACGCCCGCCGGCTCGGCGCCCACAAACTGCTCGTGTCCACCGACGAGGCACAGCTGACGGCCGCCCGGGACCGGTTCGACGTGCTCATCGACACCATCGCCGTCGAGCACGACCTCGGCCCGTACCTGCTGCTGGTCGCGATGGACGGCACCCTCAGCCAGGTCGGGTACCTCGGCCCGGTCACGGTGGAGACGATGTCCCTGCTGGCCGGGCGCAAGAAGCTCAGCTCCGCGGGCAGTGGCGGCCGACCCGGGACCGCCGCGATGCTGGAGTTCTGCGCCGAGCACGGCATCACCGCCGACATCGAGCTGGTCCCGTCCGCGAAGGTCAACGAAGCCCTGGAACGCTTGGCCCGCAACGACGTCCGCTACCGCTTCGTGCTCGACCTGTCCGACCTCGCCGAGGCCGCATCGCGGTGA
- a CDS encoding C40 family peptidase, which yields MTPPPEPDAEPATGKDPKHSWARGALHRGLVALPLVAGLVTAGWLVADGNEPAPPTPVAAAADTARTDAASGPSVLEVSAPVQAQAPGQGASGGGGKSPLQQWADNLSGPLGIPAAALIGYANGELTLRSEDPGCHLSWVTLAGVGEAGSDHGRQGANPLGLSSAQWSKYGEKITGVSKPAITDPDSASVAAGRALCAGGTDLSGGTGWWKSVAGFKGGKDAELFRQQVLGNAQLYATLSLDPAKADSPAVHATRFALGQLGLPYVWGGNGPDAGAAGFDCSGLTKASYDSAGVGLPRTADSQFRAITRVPAAQEPQLGDLVFYGNPATRIHHVGLYLGNGLMINAPTEGQAIQIHTFHSPGDDYAGAGRPA from the coding sequence GTGACGCCGCCGCCCGAACCTGACGCCGAACCCGCCACCGGCAAGGACCCGAAGCACTCCTGGGCCCGTGGCGCGCTGCACCGCGGCCTCGTCGCGCTGCCGCTCGTCGCCGGGCTGGTGACGGCGGGCTGGCTCGTCGCGGACGGCAACGAACCGGCCCCGCCGACTCCCGTCGCGGCGGCGGCCGACACCGCGCGGACGGACGCGGCGTCCGGCCCGTCGGTGCTCGAGGTCAGCGCGCCCGTGCAGGCTCAGGCACCTGGGCAGGGCGCGTCCGGCGGTGGCGGCAAGTCCCCGCTGCAGCAGTGGGCCGACAACCTCAGCGGCCCGCTCGGCATCCCCGCGGCGGCGCTGATCGGCTACGCGAACGGCGAGCTGACCCTGCGCTCGGAGGACCCCGGCTGCCACCTTTCCTGGGTGACGCTCGCGGGCGTCGGCGAGGCCGGCTCGGACCACGGGCGTCAGGGCGCCAACCCGCTGGGCCTGTCCTCGGCGCAGTGGTCGAAGTACGGCGAGAAGATCACCGGCGTCAGCAAGCCCGCGATCACCGACCCGGACTCGGCGTCGGTCGCCGCGGGCCGGGCCCTGTGCGCGGGCGGCACCGACCTCAGCGGCGGCACCGGCTGGTGGAAGTCGGTGGCGGGGTTCAAGGGCGGCAAGGACGCGGAGCTGTTCCGCCAGCAAGTGCTCGGCAACGCGCAGCTGTACGCCACGCTCTCGCTCGACCCGGCGAAGGCGGACAGCCCGGCCGTCCACGCCACCCGGTTCGCCCTCGGCCAGCTCGGCCTCCCCTACGTCTGGGGCGGCAACGGCCCCGACGCGGGCGCGGCCGGCTTCGACTGCTCCGGCCTGACCAAGGCGTCGTACGACAGCGCGGGCGTCGGGCTGCCGCGTACGGCGGACAGCCAGTTCCGTGCCATCACCCGGGTCCCCGCCGCGCAGGAGCCGCAGCTGGGCGACCTGGTGTTCTACGGCAACCCGGCCACCCGCATCCACCATGTGGGGCTGTACCTGGGCAACGGCCTGATGATCAACGCGCCCACCGAGGGCCAGGCCATCCAGATCCACACCTTCCACTCCCCGGGCGACGACTACGCCGGAGCGGGCCGGCCCGCCTGA
- a CDS encoding SDR family oxidoreductase, with translation MIVVTGATGNVGRPLAQALADAGEQVTTVSRHPATAPEGGRHVVADLTGPAGLGDALAGAKAMFLLLSGDMHAAGADPAGTIREAAAHGVRRIVLLSSQGVATRPHGTTRIAVRAVEDALRESGLDWAILRPGGFASNALGWAESVRQQGVVAAPFGDTGVPVVDPSDIAEMAAACLLDDQHNGGVYELTGPEVITPRQQAEVISAALGSPVRFQDLTRAEAKAFMVQQVPPELADDTLDIISSPIPAELRISPDIERVLGRAPRSFADWTARNIAAFR, from the coding sequence ATGATTGTGGTGACCGGGGCTACCGGAAACGTGGGCAGGCCGTTGGCGCAGGCGCTGGCGGACGCGGGCGAACAGGTGACGACGGTGTCGCGGCACCCCGCGACGGCACCGGAGGGTGGCCGTCACGTGGTGGCCGACCTGACCGGGCCGGCCGGCCTCGGCGATGCCTTGGCCGGGGCGAAGGCGATGTTCCTGCTGCTGTCCGGTGACATGCACGCCGCCGGGGCCGACCCGGCCGGGACCATCCGTGAGGCCGCGGCTCACGGCGTGCGCCGAATCGTTTTGCTCTCCTCGCAGGGAGTCGCGACCAGGCCGCACGGCACGACGCGCATCGCGGTGCGCGCGGTGGAGGACGCACTACGCGAGTCCGGCCTGGACTGGGCGATCCTGCGGCCCGGCGGTTTCGCTTCCAATGCCTTGGGCTGGGCCGAATCCGTGCGTCAGCAGGGGGTCGTCGCAGCACCCTTCGGTGACACCGGGGTGCCGGTCGTCGATCCGTCGGACATCGCCGAGATGGCCGCGGCCTGCCTGCTGGACGATCAGCACAACGGCGGCGTGTACGAGCTGACCGGGCCGGAAGTGATCACGCCGCGTCAGCAGGCCGAGGTCATCTCCGCCGCGCTGGGCTCGCCGGTGCGGTTCCAGGACCTGACCCGGGCCGAGGCCAAGGCCTTCATGGTCCAGCAGGTGCCGCCGGAACTCGCCGACGACACCCTGGACATCATCAGCTCGCCGATCCCGGCCGAGCTGCGCATCAGCCCGGACATCGAGCGGGTCCTCGGCCGCGCCCCGCGTTCCTTCGCCGACTGGACCGCCCGCAACATCGCGGCCTTCCGCTGA
- a CDS encoding biotin--[acetyl-CoA-carboxylase] ligase, whose product MPGMDAVLLREGLAGRYARVDVVEITGSTNADLREAVVAGAADRTVLIAEQQTAGVGRRARSWSSPKGAGLYLSVALRPSGVAFSALGSLSVVAGLAVRSVASELGVDAVLKWPNDVLAGPDRAKCAGILAEAVAGPEPSVVLGIGLNVLPLGENVPAGPGGLPATSLAEQGAVDPDRTGVALALLTRFDDLERRWRLAGGDLTEAGLLADYRAHCATLGQDVRVELPDGASLTGRAADIDPAGQLQVDVEDGRRLTVFAGDVVHVRPA is encoded by the coding sequence ATGCCTGGAATGGACGCAGTACTGCTGCGTGAGGGACTGGCCGGTCGCTACGCCAGGGTCGACGTCGTGGAGATCACCGGCTCCACTAACGCGGACCTGCGGGAAGCCGTTGTCGCGGGGGCCGCTGACCGCACCGTGCTGATCGCCGAGCAGCAGACCGCCGGGGTCGGCCGCCGGGCCCGTTCGTGGAGTTCGCCGAAGGGCGCCGGGCTGTACCTGAGCGTGGCGCTGCGTCCCTCCGGCGTGGCGTTCTCCGCGCTCGGCTCACTGTCCGTGGTGGCCGGGCTCGCGGTGCGTTCCGTCGCGTCGGAGCTGGGGGTGGACGCCGTGCTCAAGTGGCCGAACGACGTCCTCGCCGGACCGGACCGGGCCAAGTGCGCGGGCATCCTCGCGGAGGCGGTCGCGGGCCCGGAGCCGTCCGTGGTGCTCGGCATCGGGCTGAACGTGCTGCCGCTCGGCGAAAACGTGCCGGCCGGGCCGGGCGGCCTGCCCGCGACGTCGCTGGCCGAGCAGGGGGCCGTGGACCCGGACCGCACCGGCGTCGCGCTCGCCCTGCTCACCCGGTTCGACGACCTGGAACGCCGCTGGCGCCTCGCGGGCGGCGACCTCACCGAGGCCGGTCTGCTCGCCGACTACCGCGCGCACTGCGCCACGCTCGGCCAGGACGTCCGGGTGGAACTGCCCGACGGCGCGTCGCTCACCGGCCGCGCCGCCGACATCGACCCGGCCGGCCAGCTGCAGGTGGACGTCGAGGACGGGCGCCGGCTCACCGTCTTCGCCGGCGACGTCGTGCACGTGCGCCCGGCTTGA
- a CDS encoding winged helix-turn-helix transcriptional regulator: MTSRWGVWVLIALQHNDLRFYELRESIQGISEKMLAQTLRGLVKDSLVWRNVESTTPPQVTYGLTEFGRTVGEPLTELLARITRQLSPDDADSEPAVEAARS, encoded by the coding sequence GTGACGAGCCGGTGGGGCGTCTGGGTGCTCATCGCCCTGCAGCACAACGACCTCCGGTTCTACGAGCTGCGCGAGAGCATCCAGGGCATCAGCGAGAAGATGCTCGCCCAGACCCTGCGCGGGCTGGTCAAGGACAGCCTGGTCTGGCGGAACGTCGAATCGACGACACCGCCGCAGGTCACCTACGGGCTGACCGAGTTCGGCCGGACCGTCGGCGAGCCGTTGACGGAGCTCCTCGCGCGGATCACCCGGCAGCTGTCGCCGGACGACGCGGACAGCGAGCCGGCCGTCGAAGCCGCCCGTTCCTGA